A region of Carassius auratus strain Wakin chromosome 11, ASM336829v1, whole genome shotgun sequence DNA encodes the following proteins:
- the LOC113110630 gene encoding GTPase IMAP family member 8-like: MEEELRAVVIGKHHSGKTSVINTILETRTEAEGDEDVKREGIIDDRRVSLVETPGWWKTFNLSDLSNLSKQQLVRMISMISPGPHVVLIVIQADSAFTENDGRFLEDYVEMLGPNVWTHTLVIFTRGDLMKPEDIEQNIQKDGSALKRLIEKCENKYQVFNNSNHYDRTQVKELFKKIKGIVRKNNGKHFDIDLKKVKEVNEQWEEIQTRANSRKSRVQEKRSKVQEKAYVRRLEEIRIVLLGWVHCGKSSAGNTILNQDTFATGRKITVLDTPGWWKYFASELNPDFIRSAIIGCVSSCEKPPHAILLVIPADTAFQEEQKRITEQNMSILGDDIWRHTIVLFTWGDRFKNISIEQHIESEGEALQWLIEKCRNRYHLFDNTDKNNRDQVTELLQKIDEMVEENCLFHVNTQKNCDSETSHQRNDTEEDLNIPIRLKDVCNFLEVAFKIKAEEIRKKIQNLYEQIMEDCLILEDSRSMNFPPDYDDKPPDDPLQQDSMSEPIKTLLEREFIRWETIIIDGVRESLQDIKSLIDLSQAEKRQQSVDAVERWLQNYNQYVEHTIDKIQDPESGIRSKRRKIY, translated from the exons ATGGAAGAAG AGTTGAGAGCGGTGGTGATTGGAAAGCATCACTCTGGGAAAACATCGGTGATCAACACTATACTGGAGACCAGAACAGAAGCTGAAGGAGATGAAGATGTAAAGAGAGAGGGGATTATTGATGACAGGAGAGTCAGTCTTGTTGAAACTCCTGGCTGGTGGAAAACCTTCAATCTGAGTGATTTATCTAACCTCTCCAAACAGCAGCTGGTTCGCATGATTTCCATGATTTCACCTGGACCTCATGTGGTTCTGATTGTGATTCAGGCTGATTCTGCATTTACTGAAAATGACGGGAGGTTTCTGGAGGATTATGTGGAGATGCTGGGTCCCAATGTCTGGACTCACACCCTCGTCATCTTCACAAGAGGAGATTTAATGAAACCAGAAGACATAGAGCAGAATATTCAGAAGGACGGGTCTGCACTCAAGCGACTtattgaaaaatgtgaaaataaatatcaagtttttaataattcaaaccaTTACGACCGAACCCAAGTCAAAGAGCTGTTCAAGAAAATCAAAGGAATTGTTCGTAAGAATAACGGCAAGCACTTTGACATCGATCTGAAGAAAGTAAAGGAAGTCAACGAGCAGTGGGAGGAAATTCAGACCAGAGCAAATTCTAGAAAATCCAGAGTACAGGAGAAACGGTCAAAAGTTCAAGAAAAAG CATATGTGCGTCGTCTTGAGGAGATCAGAATTGTTTTGCTGGGATGGGTTCATTGTGGAAAGAGTTCAGCTGGAAACACCATCTTGAACCAAGACACATTTGCCACAGGAAGGAAGATTACTGTTTTGGACACTCCAGGCTGGTGGAAGTACTTCGCATCTGAACTCAACCCAGATTTCATTAGATCTGCGATCATAGGATGTGTTTCATCATGTGAGAAGCCCCCTCATGCCatactgcttgtgattccagcagaTACAGCATTTCAGGAAGAACAAAAGAGGATCACTGAACAAAATATGTCTATCCTGGGAGACGACATCTGGAGACACACAATAGTTTTGTTCACGTGGGGCGATAgatttaaaaacatctcaatcgAGCAGCACATTGAGAGTGAAGGTGAAGCTCTTCAGTGGCTGATTGAGAAATGCAGGAACAGATATCACCTCTTTGACAACACAGACAAGAACAATCGAGATCAAGTCACAGAGCTGCTCCAGAAGATTGATGAGATGGTGGAAGAAAACTGCTTGTTCCATGTCAACACACAGAAAAACTGTGATTCAGAAACAAGCCATCAGAGAAATGACACCGAGGAGGATCTGAATATACCGATCAGACTGAAGGATGTCTGCAACTTTCTTGAagtggcatttaaaataaaagctgaagAGATAAGAAAGAAGATACAAAACTTATATGAGCAGATCATGGAAGATTGTCTAATCCTTGAGGATTCTCGGAGTATGAATTTTCCTCCTGACT ATGACGATAAACCTCCCGATGACCCACTTCAGCAGGACAGCA TGTCTGAGCCAATTAAAACTCTTCTGGAGAGAGAGTTCATCAGATGGGAAACTATCATCATAGATGGTGTTCGAGAAAGTTTACAGGACATTAAATCATTAATTG ATCTATCTCAGGCTGAGAAGAGGCAACAGTCAGTGGATGCTGTTGAGAGATGGCTACAGAACTACAATCAATATGTTGAACATACTATTGATAAAATACAAGATCCAGAATCAGGGATCAGGTCAAAGAGAAGGaagatatattaa